The sequence below is a genomic window from Streptomyces sp. NBC_00289.
GCACCACGAGTTCGGGCTGGAGCACCACCCGGCGGTGCTCGTGCGCGCGCGGCCCGCTCTCCGCCTCCGTCTCCGTCTCCTCCAGCAGGAGTTCCGCGGCCAGGGCGCCCATGGTGACGGCGGGCTGCCGGACCGAGGTGAGGGGGACGGCCGCGGCGGCCGCGAACTCGATGTCGTCGTAGCCCACGATCGCGAGGTCGTCGGGAACCTTGATCCCGGCCGCGTACATGGCCTGCAGGACGCCGAGGGCGAGCAGGTCGTTGGCGCAGAACACGGCGGTCGGACGGGCGGCGAGGCCCAGCAGCCGGGCTCCGGCGTCCCGGCCGGCGGCCACGTCGAGCCGCTCGGTGGGCAGTTCGCGCAGGGCGTCGGGGCCGAGGCCGGCCTCGGCGAGCGCGTTCAGGGCGCCGGTACGCCGGTCGCGCACCTGGTTGAAGCCGGGCGGTCCGCTGACGTACGCGATCGAGCGGTGCCCGGCATCGATCAGATGCCGTACGGCGAGGGCGCCGCCCGCCACGTCGTCGACGGACACCGAGCACTCGGTGGTGCCCTCGGCGACCCGGTCGACGAGGACGAAGGGGATGTTGTGGCGCCGGAACGACTCGATGTTGCGGCCGGTGGCGTCGGCGGGGGTGAGCAGCACACCGCGGACCCGCTGCTCGGCGAAGAGCGACAGGTACTCGGCCTCCTCGCCCGGGCTCTGCGCGCTGTTGCAGACCATCACACCGAGGCCCGCGTCGCGCGCGGCCCGCTCGGCACCGCGCGCCACGTCCACGAAGAAGGGGTTGCCCATGTCGAGGACGAGCAGCCCCATGATCCGGCTGCGGCCCGCGCGCAGTTGGCGCGCGGACTCGCTGCGGACGTAGCCGAGGCGGTCTATCGCGGACAGCACCCGCGCCCGGGTCTCGGTGGCGACCGCGTCCGGACGGTTGATCACGTTCGAGACCGTGCCGACGGAGACTCCGGCGACGCGGGCGACGTCCTTGATACCCACCGACTGAGCCATCAGGCAGAAACCTCCGAGGCTGGTGAGGGGGGCAGGCAGGCGTTCACACTACCGGCATGCCGTCCCGCTCCGGCCCCCCTCACGCGGGCAGCCTGAAGTCGACGACGTGCAGGGCGGAGGGAGTCGTCCCGCTGGACTTCTCCTGGTACATCACGGACAGCACGCCGTCCTGGGCGATCCGCGTCTCGTCGATCACGACCTCACCGAAGGCGTTCAGGCCACTGCCGTCGTACAGCAGCTTCCAGTCCGTGTGTCCCGAGGACTTCGAGGCGCCCGCGATACGGCCGAACGGCAGAACCGCGTAGGCGTTGTCGTACCTGTCCAGGACCAGCTTGGTGCGCTGGCTGGAACCGAGCGCGATCGGTATCTCGGTCTTCTGCCAGCTGCCCGCGGAGGTCTTGCGCAGGTGGAAGGCGCGGCCGTTCGCGGTGCGGTCGGTGACGTAGTTCGTGGTGCACTGGCCGAACCGGCCGGGCACGTAACTGATGATCGCGTGCGGGAGGCCGGCGGAGTCGGTGAACTGGCTCTCCTGGTTCATCAGCGAGTGGTCGGGGTTGAGCGCGTCCACCACGAGTCCGCCGTCGGTGACCGCGACCCTGTCCGACCCGCCGGTGGTGCCGACCGCGGTGCCGGCGTTGTTGCGCCAGGTGCGGCCGCGGTCGTCGGAGTAGACGTAGCCGGTGTCGTGGTTGGTGATGCCGCCGCTGTTGCACATCACGGCGCCGTTCTGCTCGCGCCAGGTGAAGAAGGAGTGCAGCCGGCCGTTCCTGTCGTAGTCGATGCCGTGCAGGTACATGTTGCGGGCCGTGCTGGAGCCGTGCGAGCCGGCGTAGGTGCCGGTGGAGCTGCTCCACTCGCCGAGGTTCGTCCACGAGGTGCCGTCGTACTCGGCGAGGGCGTTGCGTCCGTTCCCGGAGATGCCGACGCGGTAGCTGAGCTGGAGCTTCCCCTCGGGCGTGGAGACGAACTGGGGGTAGGTGAACTGCGAGGTGAGCGCCAGGCCGTCCAGGGTGGACTGCGGGGCGCCGAAACGGCTCGCGGTCCAGCTCAGTCCGGCGGGGTTGTCGAGGAGGCCGGCGACCGACTTGACGTAGGTGAAGCCGTCGCTGTGGGAGTCCATGTTGAGGTGCAGCCGGCCGTCGGTCTTCGACACACCCATGGAGATGACGTTGTGGGAGTCGCTCGACTTCAGGGTGTGGCCCACCTGGACGGTGGACCAGCTGCTTCCACCGAGCGCCCGGCGGCCGACGACGGCGTTCTTGTCGGCGGTGTACCAGACGGCGTACTGGTAGCCCTTGTAGGTCAGCAGCCCGTTCTTCTGGAACGCGTTGTTGTTGACCAGGCCGTCGTAGGAGACGAAGAAGACGGCCTGGGCGTCGAGTCGCGTGCTGCCGGTCTGGGTGACGGACGGGCCGGGGTCGGCCGCCCGTGCGGTGCCGGCGGCGAGGGCGGGGGCGCCCACGGCACCGACGAGGGTGGCGGCCAGCAGCGTGCGTCGTCTCATCTCGGGGACTCCATTGTCGGGCGAGGCGGATCGGGCGAGGTGGTTCGGGCCGAGGGGGGCCGGCCCCGGGGAGGGGCCGTACGTCAGGCGAGGTGGAAGACCTCGGTGAGCGGTTTCATCGCCTCGTCGGGGCGGGTGCCGTCGAGGGACTCGAAGAAGGGGGCCATGTCGGCCTGCCAGCGGGCGTTGACCTCGGTGGCCTCCATGCCGGCCAGGGCGGCCTGGAAGTCCTCGGTCTCCAGATAGCCGACGAGCAGGCCGTCGTCGCGCAGGAAGAGGGAGTAGTTGTGCCAGCCGGTGGCCGAGAGCGCTGCGAGCATCTCGGGCCACACGGCGGCATGGCGTTCGCGGTACTCGGCGAGCCGGCTCTGGCGGACCTTGAGCAGGAAACAGACGCGCTGCATGAAGTACCGCTCCTCCGGAATGACGTGGTGACTAGTGCCCCAACAGGCAACGTTCGCCCCGTCGCGACGCCCAGCACGCACTCTCGCCGCACCGGCCGAAAGCCCCAGTACATCCAGTACGAGGACTTCCGGCCGGCACACCGAGAGCACGCACCGGACGCCGCTCCTTGACGGGCAAACGTTGCCTGCCGCGGCACTAGAAGTTGAACTGGTCGATGTTCTTGGCGTTGAAGACGGTCGGCTTGCCGAGGCTGATCACACCGTCCTTGCCGATGGTGTACGAACCCATGGCACCGGCCTTGAAGGTCTCGCCCTCCTTGCCGGTGATCTGCCCGGAGGCCATCGCCACGGCCGTACGCGCGGCCAGCTCGCCGAGCTTCGCCGGGTCCCACAGCTCGAAGCCCTCGACGGTGCCGTTCTTGACGTACTTGCGCATGTCGTTGGGGGTGCCGAGGCCGGTCAACTTGACCTTGCCCTTGTACTTGGAGCCCGACAGGTACTGGGCGGCGGCCTTGATGCCGACGGTGGTCGGGGAGATGATCCCCTTCAGGTTCGGGTGCTCCTGGAGCAGGCCCTGGGTCTGCTGGAAGGACTGCTGGGCGTCGTCGTTGCCGTAGGCGACCTTGACCAGCTTCATGTCCTTGTACTTGGGGTCGGTCAGCTCGTCCTTCATGAAGTCGATCCAGGTGTTCTGGTTCGTCGCGGTCTGCGCGGCGGACAGGATCGCGATCTCGCCCTTGTAGCCGATCTGTTCGGCGAGCAGCTGCACCTCGGTACGGCCCAGGTCCTCCGCGCTGGCCTGCGAGACGAAGGCGTTGCGGCACTCGGGCTTGGTGTCGGAGTCGTAGGTGACGACCTTGATCTTGTTCGTCATGGCCTGCTTGAGCGCGGTGCACAGGGCGCCCGGGTCCTGCGCGGAGACGGCCATCGCGTCGACCTGCTGCTGGGTGAGCGTGTTGACGTAGCTCACCTGGCCCGAGGTGTCCGTGGCGTTGCTGGTGCCGACCTCCTTGTACGTCGAACCCAGCTCCGTCAGGGCCTTCTCGCCGCCCTTGTCGGCGGAGGTGAAGTACGGGTTGTTGACCGCCTTGGGCAGGAAGCCGACGGTCAGGCCCTTCTTGAGGGCCGCGTTCGGGTCCGCCTTGCCGGCCGTGGCGGCCGAGCCGCTGTCGTCCTTGACGTCGTTCTTGGTGGTGCCGCCGCAGGCCGTGGCGGCCAGGGCGAAGGAGGTGACGGCCACGAGGGCCGCACAGGCACGGCGAACGGATGACTTGCGCATGGCGAGGATTCCTTTACGAAGATGAGCGGAGCGGTTACGAGGTCGGGGCGGGCGCTTTCGAGACCGGCGCCGAGGCGGCTCTGCGCCCCGCCCTCGCGATGGCGACCTGCCGTGCCACCCGGGGGCCGAGCACGGAGAGGACGAGCAGAACGCCGGTGACGACGATCTGCGACTGGGCGGAGACATCCTGGAGGCTCATCACGTTCTGCAGCGCGCCGAGGAGGAAGACTCCCGCGATCGCGCCGCCCAGCGTGCCCTTGCCGCCGTCGAAGTCGATGCCGCCGAGCAGGACGGCCGCGACGACGGAGAGTTCGAGTCCGGTGGCGTTGTCGTAGCGGGCGCTGGCGTAGTGCAGCGCCCAGAAGACGCCGGTCAGGGAGGCCATGAAGCCGGTGGCGACGAACAGGATCAGCTTCTGCCGCTTGACCCGGATCCCGGCGAACCGCGCGGCCTCCTCACTGGCGCCGATCGCGAACGCCGAGCGCCCGAACGGGGTGAGGTGCAGGACGACCACGGCGATCGTGAGCAGGACGAGGAAGGGCAGGAACGCCTGGGGGACGAAGGTGTCCCCGACGCGGCCGGCCGCGAAGTCCAGGTACTGGGTGGGGAAGTCGGTGACCGCGTCCGAGCCGAGGATGATCTGGGCGATGCCCCGGTAGGCGGCGAGCGTGCCGATGGTGACGGCGAGGGACGGCAGTCCGAGCCGGGTCACCAGCAGGCCGTTGACCAGCCCGCACACCACCCCGAGGAGCAGGCAGATCGGGATGATCGTCTCGATCGTCATGCCCTGGTTCCACAGGGCGCCCATGACCGCCCCCGAAAGGCCGGCCGTGGAGGCGACCGACAGGTCGATCTCGCCGGCCACCACGAGCAGGGTCATCGGCAGGGCGATCATGGCGATCGGCAGGGTGTTGCCGATGAGGAAGGACAGGTTGAGGGCGTTGCCGAAGCCGTCCACGAACCCGAAGGACAGCAGCAGGACGACGAGGAGGAGGGCGCCGACGGCGGAATCCCACCTTTTCAAGCCGGACCAGCGGACGGCGCGCGCGAGAGCGGAGTCAGCCATGGCGGGCGTTCCTCTTCTTCAGGGCGGAGGCCACGCGCAGCGCGACGATCCGGTCGACCGCGATGGCGAGGATGAGCAGGATGCCGTTGATGGCGAGCACCCAGACGGAGCTGACGCCGAGGGCGGGCAGCACGCTGTTGATGGAGGTCAGGAGCAGGGCGCCGAGGGCGGCGCCGTAGACGCTGCCGGAGCCGCCGGTGAAGACGACGCCGCCGACCACGACCGCGCTGACGACGGTGAGTTCGTAGCCGTTGCCGGTGCCCGAGTCGACGTTGCCGAACCGGGCCAGGTAGAGGGCGCCCGCGAGACCGGCGAGGGCGCCGCAGAAGGTGTACGCGGCCAGGATCCGCTTGCGGACCGGGATTCCCGCGAGGCGGGCGGCCTCCGGGTTGGAGCCGAGCGCGTACAGTTCGCGCCCGCTGCCGTAGTGCTTGAGGTAGTACGCGGTGGCGACCAGCACCACCAGCGCGATCATCGCCAGCCACGGCACCGCCGAGAGGCCGCCGGAGCCGAAGTCGATGAAGCCGTCGGGGAGGCCCGCCGCGGTGATCTGGCGGGAGCCGACCCAGATGGAGTCGATGCCCCGGATGATGTAGAGGGTGCCGAGGGTGACGACGAGCGCGGGCACCTGGCCGAGGCTGACGAGCAGTCCGTTGACCAGTCCGCAGCCGATGCCGAGCAGGATCGCCAGCAGGATCGCCACGACGGGGTTGCCGCCGCTCTGGAGGTAGTCGCCGGCCGCGAAGGCGGTGATGCCGAGGATGGAGCCGACCGACAGGTCGACGTTGCGGGTGATGACGACCAGCGACTGGCCGGTGGCGACCAGCACCAGGATGGTCGCGTTGAGCAGCAGGTCCTTGATGCCCTGTTCGGACAGGAACTCGCTGTTGCCCGCCTGGGTGATGCCGATCATCACCAGGAAGACGACCAGGATGGCGAGTTCGCGCATCTTGAAGACGCGGTCCACCAGCCGGGTGCCACTGGACTTGGGCACCTCGGCGGCGGGGGCGGGGTTGGGTGCGGTCACCGTCATGCGGCGGCCCTCCCCGTGGCTGCGGCCATCACGGTCTCCTCGGTGGCCACGGAGCGCGGGAGTTCGGCGGTCAGGCGCCCCTCGTGCATCACGAGCACCCGGTCGGCCATGCCGAGAATTTCGGGCAGGTCGGAGGAGATCATCAGTACGGCGACACCTTCGGCGGCCAACTCGCTGAGAAGGCGGTGCACTTCGGCCTTGGTGCCGACGTCGATGCCACGGGTGGGCTCGTCCACGATCAGCACCTTCGGGCCGGTCGCCAGCCACTTGGCGAGGACGACCTTCTGCTGGTTGCCGCCGGACAGCGTGTTGACGGTGTCGGCGATGCGGGCGTACTTGACCTGGAGCTTCATCGCCCAGTCGAGGGCGCGGCTGCGTTCCGCGCCGCGGTCGACGAGGCCGGCCCGCACGGTCGTCCGCAGGCCGGTCAGCCCGATGTTGCGCTCGATGGACATGTCCATCACCAGGCCCTGGGCGCGGCGGTCCTCGGGGACGAGGGCGAGCCCGGCGGCCATCGCGGTGGACGGGGCGCCGTTGGTCAGGCCGCGGCCCTCGACCTCCACCTCGCCAGCGTCCCAGCGGTCGATGCCGAAGACGGCCCGGGCCACCTCGGTGCGGCCGGCGCCGACGAGTCCGGCGAGTCCGACGATCTCGCCGTGCCGCACGTCGAAGGACACGTCGGTGAAGACGCCCTCGCGGGTCAGCCGCCGGACGCTCAGCGCGACCGCGCCGGGCTCGACGTCCTGCTTGGGGTAGAGGTCGTCGAGGTCGCGGCCCACCATGCGGCGGACGAGGTCGTCCTCGGTCATGCCGTCCAGTTCCTCGCTGGCGATCCAGGCACCGTCGCGCAGGGTCGTTACGCGCCGGCAGATCTGGAAGATCTCCTCGAGCCGGTGGGAGATGAACAGGACGGCGGCGCCCTGGTCGCGCAGGGTGCGGACGACGCCGAAGAGGCGGGCCACCTCGCTGCCGGTGAGGGCGGCGGTGGGCTCGTCCATGATCAGGACGCGGGCGTCGAAGGAGAGGGCCTTGGCGATCTCGACGATCTGCTGGTCGGCGATCGACAGGCCGCGGGCCGGGCGGTCGGGGTCGAGTTCGACACCGAGGCGCAGCATCAGGGCGGCGGTGGCCGCGTGGGTGGCCCTGTGGTCGATCCGGCCCGCCGCGCGCCTGGGCTGCCGGCCCATGAAGATGTTCTCGGCGATCGACAGGTCGGGGAAGAGCGTGGGCTCCTGGTAGATCACGGCGATGCCGGCGTCCCGGGCGTCGCCGGGACCGTGGAAGACGACGGGCTCACCGTCGAGCAGCACCCGACCGGCATCAGGTCGGTGCACTCCCGCGAGAGTCTTGATGAGGGTCGACTTGCCCGCGCCGTTCTCACCGGCGAGGGCGTGCACCTCGCCGGGGAACAGCTCCAGGGAGACGTCCCGCAGAGCGCGGACCGCGCCGAAGGACTTGGAAACGTCCTCGAGCGACAGCACGGGGGCCGGACCCGTGTCGGACGGGTGGGTCATGGGGGCTCCTCGACGACGCCCGTCAGGCGGGCCTCACGGCGTCGTGAAAGGTTTCAACTTGGTTGCCGGGACGTTAGACATGCGCCCCATGTCACGTCAATGGGTTCGTATCGAAAAACTTTCGAAGCACTAAGGTCACAGCGGGGTCACGAGCAACAGCTTGGGCCCCAGGGCTTGACACCCCTTCGGGAGGCTCATAGCTTCCCGTCTTGAATCGTTTCACACAGAACGTGTTCGCCCCGTCTTACGACCCGACGTCACAGGAGCCCCGAAGTGACCGAGCTCGCCGCGGTGAAGACCGCACTCAAGACCCAGGCAGTCGAGACGCCGTCATGGGCGTACGGGAACTCGGGGACCCGCTTCAAGGTGTTCGCGCAGCCCGGTGTTCCGCGCACACCGCAGGAGAAGCTGGACGACGCCGCCCAGGTGCACGCGTTCACCGGCGTCGCGCCGACCGTGGCGCTGCACATCCCCTGGGACAAGGTGGAGGACTACGCCGCCCTGGCCAAGCACGCCGAGGAACGCGGCGTGAAGCTGGGCGCGATCAACTCCAACACCTTCCAGGACGACGACTACAAGCTGGGCAGCGTCTGCCACCCGGACGCGGCGGTGCGGCGCAAGGCGGTCGGCCACCTGCTGGAGTGCGTCGACATCATGGACGCGACGGGCTCGCGGGACCTGAAGCTGTGGTTCGCGGACGGAACGAACTATCCCGGGCAGGACGACCTCCGCGACCGGCAGGACCGGCTGGCCGAGGCCCTGGCCGCGGTGTACGAACGGCTCGGCGAGGACCAGCGGATGCTCCTTGAGTACAAGTTCTTCGAGCCGGCCTTCTACGCGACCGACGTGCCGGACTGGGGAACGGCCTACGCGCACTGCCTCAAGCTGGGCCCGAAGGCGCAGGTCGTGGTCGACACGGGGCACCACGCGCCCGGCACCAACATCGAGTTCATCGTGGCCACGCTGCTGCGCGAGGGGAAGCTCGGCGCGTTCGACTTCAACTCGCGGTTCTACGCCGACGACGACCTGATGGTGGGCGCGGCGGACCCCTTCCAGCTGTTCCGGATCATGTACGAGGTCATCCGGGGCGGGGGGTTCACGCCCGAGGTCGCGTTCATGCTCGACCAGTGCCACAACATCGAGGCCAAGATCCCGGCGATCATCCGCTCGGTGATGAACGTGCAGGAGGCGACGGCGAAGGCGCTGCTCGTCGACAAGGACGCGCTGAGCGCCGCGCAGCGGGACGGGGACGTGCTGGCGGCCAATGCGGTGATCATGGACGCCTACAACACGGACGTACGTCCGCTGCTGCGCGAGGTGCGCGAGGAGATGGGGCTGGACTCCGACCCCACAGCCGCGTACCGGGCGTCCGGGTGGGCGGAGAAGATCGTCGCCGAGCGCGTCGGCGGGGAGCAGGCGGGGTGGGGGGCGTAAGCGTCCGCCCCTTCGCGTCGTACGCGGGCTGCGGGCCGGTTGTGACTGGTCGCGCAGTTCCCCGCGCCCCTTTCCCGGGGCCCCCTCACCCGTGTTCGAGAAGTTAGGAAAGACACGTCATGGCACCGCACCCCGAAGCCGCCGCTCTGCTGGCCCGCTCCCATCGGCTGGGCTCCGACCCCCGCAACACCAACTACGCCGGCGGCAACACCTCCGCGAAGGGCACCGACACCGACCCCGTCACCGGTGGTGACGTCGAGCTGATGTGGGTCAAGGGCTCCGGTGGCGACCTGGGCACGCTGACCGAGGCGGGACTCGCCGCCCTGCGGCTGGACCGGCTGCGGGCGCTCGCCGGCGTCTATCCGGGCCTCGACCGCGAGGACGAGATGGTCGCCGCCTTCGACTACTGCCTGCACGGCAAGGGCGGCGCGGCCCCGTCCATCGACACGGCCATGCACGGGCTCGTGGACGCCGCCCACGTCGACCATCTGCACCCCGACTCCGGGATCGCGCTCGCCTGCGCGGCCGACGGGGAGAAGCTGACCGCCGAGTGTTTCGGCGAC
It includes:
- a CDS encoding LacI family DNA-binding transcriptional regulator, whose translation is MAQSVGIKDVARVAGVSVGTVSNVINRPDAVATETRARVLSAIDRLGYVRSESARQLRAGRSRIMGLLVLDMGNPFFVDVARGAERAARDAGLGVMVCNSAQSPGEEAEYLSLFAEQRVRGVLLTPADATGRNIESFRRHNIPFVLVDRVAEGTTECSVSVDDVAGGALAVRHLIDAGHRSIAYVSGPPGFNQVRDRRTGALNALAEAGLGPDALRELPTERLDVAAGRDAGARLLGLAARPTAVFCANDLLALGVLQAMYAAGIKVPDDLAIVGYDDIEFAAAAAVPLTSVRQPAVTMGALAAELLLEETETEAESGPRAHEHRRVVLQPELVVRRSSLSAR
- a CDS encoding BNR repeat-containing protein is translated as MRRRTLLAATLVGAVGAPALAAGTARAADPGPSVTQTGSTRLDAQAVFFVSYDGLVNNNAFQKNGLLTYKGYQYAVWYTADKNAVVGRRALGGSSWSTVQVGHTLKSSDSHNVISMGVSKTDGRLHLNMDSHSDGFTYVKSVAGLLDNPAGLSWTASRFGAPQSTLDGLALTSQFTYPQFVSTPEGKLQLSYRVGISGNGRNALAEYDGTSWTNLGEWSSSTGTYAGSHGSSTARNMYLHGIDYDRNGRLHSFFTWREQNGAVMCNSGGITNHDTGYVYSDDRGRTWRNNAGTAVGTTGGSDRVAVTDGGLVVDALNPDHSLMNQESQFTDSAGLPHAIISYVPGRFGQCTTNYVTDRTANGRAFHLRKTSAGSWQKTEIPIALGSSQRTKLVLDRYDNAYAVLPFGRIAGASKSSGHTDWKLLYDGSGLNAFGEVVIDETRIAQDGVLSVMYQEKSSGTTPSALHVVDFRLPA
- a CDS encoding L-rhamnose mutarotase, coding for MQRVCFLLKVRQSRLAEYRERHAAVWPEMLAALSATGWHNYSLFLRDDGLLVGYLETEDFQAALAGMEATEVNARWQADMAPFFESLDGTRPDEAMKPLTEVFHLA
- the rhaS gene encoding rhamnose ABC transporter substrate-binding protein is translated as MRKSSVRRACAALVAVTSFALAATACGGTTKNDVKDDSGSAATAGKADPNAALKKGLTVGFLPKAVNNPYFTSADKGGEKALTELGSTYKEVGTSNATDTSGQVSYVNTLTQQQVDAMAVSAQDPGALCTALKQAMTNKIKVVTYDSDTKPECRNAFVSQASAEDLGRTEVQLLAEQIGYKGEIAILSAAQTATNQNTWIDFMKDELTDPKYKDMKLVKVAYGNDDAQQSFQQTQGLLQEHPNLKGIISPTTVGIKAAAQYLSGSKYKGKVKLTGLGTPNDMRKYVKNGTVEGFELWDPAKLGELAARTAVAMASGQITGKEGETFKAGAMGSYTIGKDGVISLGKPTVFNAKNIDQFNF
- a CDS encoding ABC transporter permease — translated: MADSALARAVRWSGLKRWDSAVGALLLVVLLLSFGFVDGFGNALNLSFLIGNTLPIAMIALPMTLLVVAGEIDLSVASTAGLSGAVMGALWNQGMTIETIIPICLLLGVVCGLVNGLLVTRLGLPSLAVTIGTLAAYRGIAQIILGSDAVTDFPTQYLDFAAGRVGDTFVPQAFLPFLVLLTIAVVVLHLTPFGRSAFAIGASEEAARFAGIRVKRQKLILFVATGFMASLTGVFWALHYASARYDNATGLELSVVAAVLLGGIDFDGGKGTLGGAIAGVFLLGALQNVMSLQDVSAQSQIVVTGVLLVLSVLGPRVARQVAIARAGRRAASAPVSKAPAPTS
- a CDS encoding ABC transporter permease, producing MTVTAPNPAPAAEVPKSSGTRLVDRVFKMRELAILVVFLVMIGITQAGNSEFLSEQGIKDLLLNATILVLVATGQSLVVITRNVDLSVGSILGITAFAAGDYLQSGGNPVVAILLAILLGIGCGLVNGLLVSLGQVPALVVTLGTLYIIRGIDSIWVGSRQITAAGLPDGFIDFGSGGLSAVPWLAMIALVVLVATAYYLKHYGSGRELYALGSNPEAARLAGIPVRKRILAAYTFCGALAGLAGALYLARFGNVDSGTGNGYELTVVSAVVVGGVVFTGGSGSVYGAALGALLLTSINSVLPALGVSSVWVLAINGILLILAIAVDRIVALRVASALKKRNARHG
- a CDS encoding sugar ABC transporter ATP-binding protein; the protein is MTHPSDTGPAPVLSLEDVSKSFGAVRALRDVSLELFPGEVHALAGENGAGKSTLIKTLAGVHRPDAGRVLLDGEPVVFHGPGDARDAGIAVIYQEPTLFPDLSIAENIFMGRQPRRAAGRIDHRATHAATAALMLRLGVELDPDRPARGLSIADQQIVEIAKALSFDARVLIMDEPTAALTGSEVARLFGVVRTLRDQGAAVLFISHRLEEIFQICRRVTTLRDGAWIASEELDGMTEDDLVRRMVGRDLDDLYPKQDVEPGAVALSVRRLTREGVFTDVSFDVRHGEIVGLAGLVGAGRTEVARAVFGIDRWDAGEVEVEGRGLTNGAPSTAMAAGLALVPEDRRAQGLVMDMSIERNIGLTGLRTTVRAGLVDRGAERSRALDWAMKLQVKYARIADTVNTLSGGNQQKVVLAKWLATGPKVLIVDEPTRGIDVGTKAEVHRLLSELAAEGVAVLMISSDLPEILGMADRVLVMHEGRLTAELPRSVATEETVMAAATGRAAA
- the rhaI gene encoding L-rhamnose isomerase, which gives rise to MTELAAVKTALKTQAVETPSWAYGNSGTRFKVFAQPGVPRTPQEKLDDAAQVHAFTGVAPTVALHIPWDKVEDYAALAKHAEERGVKLGAINSNTFQDDDYKLGSVCHPDAAVRRKAVGHLLECVDIMDATGSRDLKLWFADGTNYPGQDDLRDRQDRLAEALAAVYERLGEDQRMLLEYKFFEPAFYATDVPDWGTAYAHCLKLGPKAQVVVDTGHHAPGTNIEFIVATLLREGKLGAFDFNSRFYADDDLMVGAADPFQLFRIMYEVIRGGGFTPEVAFMLDQCHNIEAKIPAIIRSVMNVQEATAKALLVDKDALSAAQRDGDVLAANAVIMDAYNTDVRPLLREVREEMGLDSDPTAAYRASGWAEKIVAERVGGEQAGWGA